One region of Phragmites australis chromosome 18, lpPhrAust1.1, whole genome shotgun sequence genomic DNA includes:
- the LOC133898987 gene encoding protein HESO1-like isoform X2: MAAAATSLPAPHKAEPSSPRHHHPRPSVAISWDSEALNSHAESCEMESQAVVIDPALLRTLEGLLQEMYASLQPEPVDYEHRYLMINVFNKIAEQIFGKKNGLPIVEAFGSFTMDLFTPKSDLDLSVNFNTDIKDQFTRKDKISAIRRLSKVLHSHQRYGRCYGVLPIVTARVPVLKVIDQGTGVECDISVENKDGMSRSMIFKFIASIDERFRILCYLMKVWAKAHDINSPKDRTMSSMAIISLVAFHLQTRRPPVLPAFSVILKDGSDFASVERNVSLFEGFGSRNKESIAELFVSLMNKLVSVEGLWEQGLCASNFEGLWISKTWERGVGNLSVEDFLDRSQNFARSVGKEEMQKICECLRVTVSNLSEFFMGKIDAPKLKARLFGALNQDKPITNISQKNAKRKRVNPNKTSTNPSKKNDKRKNLDQDKPVTSPVQKDAKKKSNLGPDSGNSHVQPRKAKHTVNTVGAANIPVSGSRPPTVFIPPQMHRPVFTQPSTQYAHIPQHLITPSVLAYGLPRPHLHSAYHPHLGLVGQPQGNFIHLNPGMQLQHQGQVMFAPPAAHRPVIDGFQPYGINGALQMQHNDHRLLQRPPSGIGPGFWR; this comes from the exons CACTGAACAGCCATGCAGAAAGCTGCGAGATGGAGTCACAGGCAGTCGTCATTGATCCTGCTCTGCTTCGAACTCTAGAGGGTTTACTTCAGGAAATGTATGCATCATTACAACCAGAGCCAGTCGACTATGAGCACCGATATCTTATGATCAATGTCTTCAACAAAATTGCTGAACAAATTTTTG GTAAAAAGAATGGGCTTCCAATTGTGGAAGCATTTGGATCATTCACAATGGATCTATTTACTCCTAAAAGTGACCTTGACCTCTCTGTCAACTTTAATACTGATATCAAGGATCAGTTTACTCGCAAGGACAAGATTTCTGCTATTAGGAGGCTTTCCAAAGTTCTACATTCTCATCAGA GATACGGTCGTTGTTATGGGGTTTTACCTATTGTAACTGCTCGAGTTCCTGTACTGAAGGTTATTGATCAGGGAACTGGCGTAGAGTGTGATATTTCAGTAGAAAACAAAGATGGCATGTCAAGATCAATGATATTTAAATTTATTGCATCAATTGATGAAAGATTTCGGATACTGTGTTATCTG ATGAAGGTCTGGGCTAAGGCACATGACATTAACAGCCCCAAAGATCGAACAATGAGCTCGATGGCAATTATTTCTttagttgctttccatttacaG ACCCGGCGTCCTCCAGTATTACCTGCATTTTCTGTCATATTGAAAG ACGGTTCAGATTTTGCTAGTGTGGAGAGGAACGTCTCGCTGTTTGAGGGTTTTGGGAGCAGAAATAAAGAATCTATTGCTGAACTTTTTGTATCACTAATGAATAAA CTAGTTTCTGTGGAGGGTTTATGGGAGCAAGGGCTCTGTGCCAGCAATTTTGAAGGATTATGGATCTCGAAGACCTGGGAAAGAGGTGTTGGCAACTTGAGT GTTGAGGACTTCTTGGACCGGTCTCAGAATTTTGCCAGATCGGTCGGGAAGGAGGAGATGCAGAAAATATGTGAATGCCTAAGGGTTACTGTTTCTAATTTGAGCGAGTTCTTTATGGGTAAAATTGATGCGCCCAAGCTAAAGGCCCGTTTGTTTGGGGCCCTTAACCAGGATAAGCCAATCACTAACATCAGTCAAAAAAATGCTAAAAGGAAGCGTGTTAATCCGAATAAGACAAGCACTAACCCTAGTAAGAAAAATGATAAGAGGAAGAACCTTGATCAGGATAAGCCAGTCACTTCTCCCGTTCAGAAAGATGCTAAGAAGAAGAGCAACCTGGGACCTGACTCAGGAAATAGTCATGTGCAACCAAGGAAAGCGAAGCATACTGTAAACACCGTCGGTGCTGCTAATATTCCTGTTTCTGGTTCACGGCCTCCTACTGTTTTTATCCCTCCCCAAATGCATCGACCCGTCTTCACCCAACCAAGTACTCAGTATGCACATATACCTCAGCATCTGATTACCCCTTCAGTGCTTGCCTATGGGTTGCCACGACCGCATTTGCATTCAGCTTATCATCCTCATCTGGGATTGGTAGGTCAACCGCAGGGTAATTTCATTCATTTAAATCCTGGAATGCAACTGCAGCATCAAGGCCAAGTTATGTTTGCTCCTCCAGCAGCCCACCGTCCAGTGATTGATGGGTTTCAGCCGTATGGTATCAATGGTGCTCTGCAGATGCAGCATAACGATCATAGGCTTCTTCAGAGGCCACCATCTGGAATTGGTCCAGGTTTCTGGAGATGA
- the LOC133898987 gene encoding protein HESO1-like isoform X1 — MGCSDLDPSPHRDVLRPDHDGRRPPWLPPLLRSPPHTKPSPPLPDTTTPALNSHAESCEMESQAVVIDPALLRTLEGLLQEMYASLQPEPVDYEHRYLMINVFNKIAEQIFGKKNGLPIVEAFGSFTMDLFTPKSDLDLSVNFNTDIKDQFTRKDKISAIRRLSKVLHSHQRYGRCYGVLPIVTARVPVLKVIDQGTGVECDISVENKDGMSRSMIFKFIASIDERFRILCYLMKVWAKAHDINSPKDRTMSSMAIISLVAFHLQTRRPPVLPAFSVILKDGSDFASVERNVSLFEGFGSRNKESIAELFVSLMNKLVSVEGLWEQGLCASNFEGLWISKTWERGVGNLSVEDFLDRSQNFARSVGKEEMQKICECLRVTVSNLSEFFMGKIDAPKLKARLFGALNQDKPITNISQKNAKRKRVNPNKTSTNPSKKNDKRKNLDQDKPVTSPVQKDAKKKSNLGPDSGNSHVQPRKAKHTVNTVGAANIPVSGSRPPTVFIPPQMHRPVFTQPSTQYAHIPQHLITPSVLAYGLPRPHLHSAYHPHLGLVGQPQGNFIHLNPGMQLQHQGQVMFAPPAAHRPVIDGFQPYGINGALQMQHNDHRLLQRPPSGIGPGFWR; from the exons CACTGAACAGCCATGCAGAAAGCTGCGAGATGGAGTCACAGGCAGTCGTCATTGATCCTGCTCTGCTTCGAACTCTAGAGGGTTTACTTCAGGAAATGTATGCATCATTACAACCAGAGCCAGTCGACTATGAGCACCGATATCTTATGATCAATGTCTTCAACAAAATTGCTGAACAAATTTTTG GTAAAAAGAATGGGCTTCCAATTGTGGAAGCATTTGGATCATTCACAATGGATCTATTTACTCCTAAAAGTGACCTTGACCTCTCTGTCAACTTTAATACTGATATCAAGGATCAGTTTACTCGCAAGGACAAGATTTCTGCTATTAGGAGGCTTTCCAAAGTTCTACATTCTCATCAGA GATACGGTCGTTGTTATGGGGTTTTACCTATTGTAACTGCTCGAGTTCCTGTACTGAAGGTTATTGATCAGGGAACTGGCGTAGAGTGTGATATTTCAGTAGAAAACAAAGATGGCATGTCAAGATCAATGATATTTAAATTTATTGCATCAATTGATGAAAGATTTCGGATACTGTGTTATCTG ATGAAGGTCTGGGCTAAGGCACATGACATTAACAGCCCCAAAGATCGAACAATGAGCTCGATGGCAATTATTTCTttagttgctttccatttacaG ACCCGGCGTCCTCCAGTATTACCTGCATTTTCTGTCATATTGAAAG ACGGTTCAGATTTTGCTAGTGTGGAGAGGAACGTCTCGCTGTTTGAGGGTTTTGGGAGCAGAAATAAAGAATCTATTGCTGAACTTTTTGTATCACTAATGAATAAA CTAGTTTCTGTGGAGGGTTTATGGGAGCAAGGGCTCTGTGCCAGCAATTTTGAAGGATTATGGATCTCGAAGACCTGGGAAAGAGGTGTTGGCAACTTGAGT GTTGAGGACTTCTTGGACCGGTCTCAGAATTTTGCCAGATCGGTCGGGAAGGAGGAGATGCAGAAAATATGTGAATGCCTAAGGGTTACTGTTTCTAATTTGAGCGAGTTCTTTATGGGTAAAATTGATGCGCCCAAGCTAAAGGCCCGTTTGTTTGGGGCCCTTAACCAGGATAAGCCAATCACTAACATCAGTCAAAAAAATGCTAAAAGGAAGCGTGTTAATCCGAATAAGACAAGCACTAACCCTAGTAAGAAAAATGATAAGAGGAAGAACCTTGATCAGGATAAGCCAGTCACTTCTCCCGTTCAGAAAGATGCTAAGAAGAAGAGCAACCTGGGACCTGACTCAGGAAATAGTCATGTGCAACCAAGGAAAGCGAAGCATACTGTAAACACCGTCGGTGCTGCTAATATTCCTGTTTCTGGTTCACGGCCTCCTACTGTTTTTATCCCTCCCCAAATGCATCGACCCGTCTTCACCCAACCAAGTACTCAGTATGCACATATACCTCAGCATCTGATTACCCCTTCAGTGCTTGCCTATGGGTTGCCACGACCGCATTTGCATTCAGCTTATCATCCTCATCTGGGATTGGTAGGTCAACCGCAGGGTAATTTCATTCATTTAAATCCTGGAATGCAACTGCAGCATCAAGGCCAAGTTATGTTTGCTCCTCCAGCAGCCCACCGTCCAGTGATTGATGGGTTTCAGCCGTATGGTATCAATGGTGCTCTGCAGATGCAGCATAACGATCATAGGCTTCTTCAGAGGCCACCATCTGGAATTGGTCCAGGTTTCTGGAGATGA